Proteins from a single region of Mustela erminea isolate mMusErm1 chromosome X, mMusErm1.Pri, whole genome shotgun sequence:
- the AVPR2 gene encoding vasopressin V2 receptor, which produces MPTASTASAVPWTLSASVPPGNGSKGLLDTRNLLLAQAELALLSTVFVAVALSNGLVLGVLARRGRRGRWAPMHVFIGHLCLADLAVALFQVLPQLVWDATDRFRGPDALCRAVKYLQMVGMYASSYMILAMTLDRHRAICRPMLAYRHGGGTHWNRPVLVAWAFSLIFSLPQLFIFAQRDVGNGSGVHDCWAHFVEPWGLRAYVTWIALMVFVAPALGIAACQVLIFREIHASLLLGPAERAGACRGGHRTGSPSEGARVSAAMAKTVRMTLVIVIVYVLCWAPFFLVQLWAAWDPQAPVEEAPFVLLMLLASLNSCTNPWIYAFFSSSVSSELRSLLCGARSRAPPSSGPQEESCATASSFLAKDTSS; this is translated from the exons ATGCCCACGGCGTCCACCGCCTCTG CTGTGCCCTggaccctctctgcctctgttccacCCGGCAACGGCAGCAAGGGGCTGCTGGACACGCGGAACCTGCTGCTCGCCCAGGCGGAGCTTGCCCTGCTCTCCACAGTCTTTGTGGCTGTGGCCCTGAGCAACGGCTTGGTGCTGGGGGTCCTAGCACGCCGGGGCCGGCGGGGTCGCTGGGCACCCATGCATGTCTTCATTGGCCACTTGTGCCTGGCCGACCTGGCTGTGGCTCTGTTCCAAGTACTGCCCCAGCTGGTATGGGATGCCACAGATCGCTTCCGTGGGCCAGACGCCCTGTGCCGGGCCGTCAAGTACCTGCAGATGGTGGGCATGTACGCCTCGTCCTACATGATCCTGGCCATGACGCTGGACCGCCACCGTGCCATCTGCCGCCCTATGTTGGCCTACCGCCACGGAGGTGGGACTCACTGGAACCGGCCGGTGCTGGTGGCCTGGGCCTTCTCGCTCATTTTCAGCCTGCCCCAGCTTTTCATCTTTGCCCAGCGTGACGTGGGTAATGGCAGTGGGGTCCATGACTGCTGGGCCCACTTTGTGGAGCCCTGGGGCCTCCGAGCCTATGTCACCTGGATCGCTCTGATGGTGTTCGTGGCCCCGGCCCTGGGCATCGCTGCCTGCCAGGTGCTCATCTTCCGGGAGATCCATGCGAGCCTGCTGCTGGGGCCAGCAGAGAGGGCCGGGGCTTGCCGGGGAGGGCACCGGACAGGCAGTCCCAGCGAGGGGGCCCGGGTGTCAGCGGCCATGGCCAAGACCGTGCGGATGACGCTGGTGATTGTGATCGTGTACGTGCTATGCTGGGCGCCTTTCTTCCTCGTGCAGCTGTGGGCGGCGTGGGACCCGCAGGCGCCGGTGGAAG agGCCCCCTTCGTGCTGCTGATGTTGCTGGCCAGCCTGAACAGCTGCACCAACCCCTGGATCTACGCCTTCTTCAGCAGCAGCGTCTCCTCGGAGCTGCGGAGCCTGCTCTGCGGGGCCCGAAGTCGGGCCCCACCCAGCTCGGGCCCCCAGGAGGAGTCCTGCGCCACTGCCAGCTCCTTCCTGGCCAAGGACACTTCCTCCTGA